In Exiguobacterium acetylicum, the genomic stretch TCGTAGACATAACTGCGACGAGCAGCCGTCAACTCTTGTCGATTCGTTGGGAAATGGAGCGACTTCAACATCGTCATCCGGTCTTGCAGCCGATACGTCTTCCGGATGCTATCCGGGATTCGTTCAGCTAATGCCTCAGTCTCCTTGAACGCCAAGTCGACGACGCGTCGGAACGTCTTCATCCGCATGTCACCCCGGAGCGAGTAAACGGGTGTCAATTCGCCTTCGATTGCCCCGAATTGCAATTCCGTCGCAGAGATCGTCATCCGGTGTAAATCCCACTTGCCACTGACCGTCACTTCTGCCCCGAGTTGCAATTGGTCTTTGTAGAATGCCCGGTTGAACATCGTTACGGTCACACTATACCGTTCTTCAACGAGCAGACGGAACGTTAAACGATTTTTTCCTTTGCCGTAATAGCGCACAAGTGGTTCAGACTGGACTTGACCCGTGAACTTGACTTTATCCTCATGGATTGCTTCCGTTAGACTTCCCGTCACGAAGTCGTCATAACGAAACGGGACGTGCTCGAGCACGTCCGCAACGGTGAGAATATTCATCTCTTCTAGTTTTTTCGCTAAATCCCGTCCGACACCTTTTAATGTCTTGACGTCACGTGATGGATTCATTCGATAACTCTCCGAAGATTTTTGCTTCGAGCCAGCGACCAGTCGGCGTATTCGCGAGTCCACCTTTTGCTGTCTCGCGAAGCGCAGACGGCATCATCTGACCAATCTCATGCATGGCTGAGATGACTTCATCACACGGAATCCGTGACGTGATTCCTGCGAGTGCCATGTCGGCAGCGACAACAGCATTCGCCCCGCCCATCGCATTGCGTTTCACGCATGGTACTTCGACGAGTCCTGCAACAGGATCACAGACGAGTCCGAGCATGTTCTTCAACGCGATCGCAAAAGCATGTGCTGACTGATCCGGTGTTCCGCCCGCCATCTCAACGATCGCAGCAGCTGCCATCGCTGTTGCTGAACCAACTTCTGCCTGACAGCCACCAGCTGCTCCGGAAATCGACGCATTGTTCGCGACGACGAAGCCGAACGCACCGGATGTGAACAAGAAGCGTAGCATTTGCTCACGCGTTGGGTTTAAGCGATCTTTGACCGCAAATAACGTACCTGGCACGACGCCGGCACTCCCTGCCGTTGGTGTCGCACAAATTTTTCCCATCGCAGCATTGACTTCATTCGTTCCGATTGCTTTACTAACGGCGTCCAGTAATAAATCACCGGATAAACCTTTACCTGAAGCACGGTACCGTTGAAGCAAGACAGCATCTCCACCGGTTAGTCCTGTCACCGACTGGACACCGTCACCATCAAGCGAACGAGCGACTGCTTCTTCCATCACTTGTAGGTTTCGTTCCATCATCGCATAGACTTCATCTCGCTCTAAATGACGAACCGTCATCTCTTGCTCGATCATGACTTCCGAAATCGGAATATTTCGTTCCGTCGCGATGGCGACGAGTTCTTTTACGGATTTAAACATGTCTTCACTCTCCCATCATGACGGCACGCTCGACTTGAGGTAACCGATCGATTTCTTCCAACACTTCTGCCGTTATCCGGTCATCAATCTCAATTGCCATGAGTGCTTGTTTTCCTTTTTCATGCCGTGACACTTCCATGTGCCCGATGTTGATTTCGTAATCAGCCAAAATGCTCGTCACGGCTGCAATCGCACCAAAGCGGTCATGGTGCAAGACGACGAGTGCCGGTCCCCCACCGGACAAGCGAAGCGGTACACCATTTAATTCCGTGATTTCAATCGTTCCCCCACCAATTGAAATACCAACCAATTCAAACTCTTCTACTCCATTCGTCAAATGGACACGAGCCGTATTCGGATGATCCGTCAATGCTTCGCTCGTCTCGAAATGAATCTCGATCCCTTTTGACTTCGCGATATCGATCGATTGCGGAATTCGGTCGTCAAACGTATCGTATCCGAGAACACCGCCGATGATGGCGACGTCCGTTCCATGTCCACGATACGTATCCGCGAATGAACCGTAAAACGTGATGTGGATGACAGTAGGTGTTTCCCCGAATAATTTACCCGCCATCAATCCAATCCGTGCAGCCCCTGCTGTATGCGAGCTCGATGGACCAACCATGACTGGTCCGATGATGTCAAAGACGCTACGATATTTCATTTCTTTTCCCCTCTCTATGAAACAAACGAAATCCCACCTCTATTATCGCAGATGGTGGGATTCGTGAAAAGGCTAGTCGCCCTTTTTCAGTATGATGGTTTTATTCGACGCTTAAAATGTACGAATAAAGTGGTTGTTTGCCGTCGTGGACTTCCACTTCAGCATCGGGATTAACCGATTCGATGTACGCGACGAGGTCGTCGACTTCTTCTGCCGAAACGCCTTCACCGTAAAGAACCGTGATGATTTCGTCGTCCTCCGTGACGAGTGTATCGACGAGTTTCTTGACGGCACCAAGACTTGAAGCGTCCGTAGCGACGATTTGTTTTTCAGCAATCGCCATATGGTCGTCCTTCTTGATTTCTACACCATCGATGTTCGTATCACGTACGGCATATGTGACTTGTCCCGACTTAACGGCTGCAATCGCATCTGCCATATGCGCTTCGTTCTCTTCGACAGTCGCTTCTGGATTATAGACGATTGTTGCTGCTAAACCTTGTGGAACTGTTTTTGATTTCACGACCGTCACACCACAATTCGCAACAGATGCTGCTTGTTCAGCGGCCATGATGATATTCGAGTTGTTTGGATAGACGTAAACGTGTTCAGCATGTGCATCCTCAATCGCCTTAACGATATCTTCCGTCGACGGGTTCATCGTTTGTCCGCCTTCGATAACGACACTGACACCGAGTGATTTAAAGAGTTCGCTGATTCCTTCACCCATTGCGACTGTCACGAGGGCTGCTTTCGCTTTTGCCTTCGGTGCAGCAACTGGAGTGACTTGGTTCGCACCTTCTTCTTCAAGGATCGTCGAGTGTTGTTGACGCATGTTTTCAATCTTAACAGCGACGAGTTCACCGAAACGTTGTCCTTTTGTGATGACTTCTCCTGGTGTTTCAACGTGGACGTGAACTTTCAACAGTTCTTCATCCGCGACGACAAGCAACGAGTCACCGAATTCCGCTAATTCGTTACGGAAGTCTTCTTCGCTAAATGGTGCATTCGCAAGCTTGTCATCTTGGAAACGAACCATGATTTCCGTACAGTAACCGTAATGGATTTCTTCTGTCGACATGAAGCTTTGAGCCGTTTTATGATGCTCTGCTTCGACGAGTGCTTCCATGACAGGCGCATGCGGTTTGTCGAGTTCTTTTCCTTCGAGTGTTGCGAGGAATCCTTCATAGATACAAACGAGACCTTGACCACCAGAGTCAACGACGCCGACTTCTTTTAATACCGGAAGAAGTTCTGGTGTTCCGTCGAGCGATACTTTCGAAGCTTCGACGAGTTGACGCATCAACTCTAAGAAATCCGTCGTCGTCTCAGATTGTGCGATAGCAGCGACCGCTGTTTCACGGGCAACCGTCAAGATTGTTCCTTCAACCGGTTTCATGACTGCTTTGTATGCTGTATCGACACCTTTTTGTAACGCATCTGCGAATTCCTTCGTATCAATCGTTGTTTTGCCTTCGATTGATTTCGAGAATCCACGGAACAATTGACTTAAGATGACGCCAGAGTTTCCGCGCGCTCCCATCAATAATCCACGTGCGAAGACGTTCGCGACTTCCGATACAGAATCCGAAGTTGATTTACCTGCTTCTTTTGCTCCTGAAGTCATCGTCAAATTCATGTTCGTTCCCGTATCACCATCTGGCACAGGGAAGACGTTCAATGAATCGACGAAATCTGCATTTTGATAGAGATTCGCCGCGCCATTTTGAATCATCTTGACTAACTGCGCTCCTGTTAAACGATCTACACTCACTAAAGTTTCCTCCTCTATTCCCGCCTTAGACATTCGTCAAGCGGACTCCTTGGACAAAGATGTTCACAGATGTCACGTCAAGACCTAGTGCCTGACTGAGCGTGTATTTCACGCGACTCTGTACGTTGTTCGCCACCTCTGAGATTTTCGTTCCATAGCTTACGATGATATGCATATCGATATGGACCTGCTCTGAAGCCTGTCGAACGATGACACCGCGTGCAAAGTTCTCACGTTTTAAGAGTTCAGCAAGACCATCCTTGATTTGAGACTGGGATGCCATACCAACGACACCAAAACATTCCATTGCTGCGCCGCCCGCAAGTTGCGCGACGACATCATTATCTACATCAATCTTTCCATAGGTCGTTTTCATCTCGATCGCCACCTGAGTAGCCCCCTTTGAATATTGTATTCTTCTCATAATTCTACTATAAGGACCTACTATTGAAAAGTCGCCGTACTGACTATACAATGAATAAGTGAAAAATAGTAGCGGTCAAATGAACTTTTACCATCATCCTCATCCATTATTTTAAATTTCGAGGTTGTCTGTCAAGTTTTTTTCTTGTCAGCTACTTTTTTTATGTTGCAACCGCCCTGACACCATGCTAAGATAGCAAAGTGTCTATTAGGACGAACGCAAAACAACATAAAAGGAGGCGGAACGCATGGCACGTAAATGCTACGTTACTGGGAAATCGCCAAAGTCGGGTAACAACCGTTCACACGCATTGAACAAAACAAAACGTACTTGGGGAGTCAACGTACAAAAAGTACGTATCCTCGTCGACGGTAAGCCGAAAAAGGTTTGGGTTTCAGCTCGAGCTCTTAAATCAGGTAAAGTCGAACGCGTATAAGGCGCAACCACCGGATGGGAATCTTCCCTTCCGGTTTTTTTATGCCCTCATTTATTTTTCTCATAAACTAATTGTCGCTTTTATTGAAAACGCTTACAATAGGAACGTACTTTATTTTGTCAGAATTGGGGGAAGTCATCATGCAACTCAAACGAGAGATGACGAGTCGACATCTGTTCATGATTTCACTCGGCGGAATCATCGGAACAGGCTTATTTTTAGGGTCAGGATTAACGATTTCACAAGCAGGACCTCTCGGGGCGGTCCTCAGTTACATCGTGGGTGGGACCATCATGTATCTGACAATGTTATGTCTAGGGGAATTAGCGGTCTATCTGCCGGTCTCGGGGTCATTTCAGACCTATACGACCCGCTTCATCGGACCAGGAATCGGCTTTGCCGTCGGTTGGATTTATTGGCTCGGCTGGGCCGTGACGGTGGCACTCGAAATCACAGCTGCCGGCAGTTTAATGGACCGCTGGTTTCCGAATGTACCCGTTGTCGTCTGGTGTACCGTCTTTACGGTCTTGCTGTTCGGTCTGAATGCCGTCTCCGCCAAAGCATTCGGTGAAGCTGAATTCTGGTTCTCGAGTTTGAAGGTCCTCGCGATCCTGTTCTTCATCATTTTAGGTGGCGCTGCCTGGTTCGGCTGGTTACCGATGGAAGCAGATCGCCCAACATCGTTGTTCGCGAACTTTACGGCAAGCGGTTGGTTTCCAAACGGGATTCTCGGTGTCTTGACGACAATGATTGCCGTCAACTTCGCCTTCCAAGGAACGGAATTGATCGGTGTCGCGGCTGGGGAGTCCGACACGCCAGAAAAATCGATTCCAAAAGCGATTCGCAATACGGTCTGGCGTACGTTCATCTTCTTCGTCTTATCGATTACGATCGTTGGTGCATTAATTCCGTATGAGACGGCTGGTGGAGTCAGCAGCCCATTCATCATGGTCTTTGATGCGATTGGCATCCCGTACGCTGCTGATTTGATGAACATCGTCGTCTTGACGGCGTTGTTGTCCGTCGGAAACTCCGGACTATATGCGGCGACCCGGATGTTATGGGCGATGGCGCAAGAAGGGATGATTTCAAAGAAATTATCTTACGTCAATGCACGTGGTGTGCCGATGCGGGCGTTGCTCTTTACGATGATGTTCGCGATGTTATCGCTTCTGACCGCATTTTTCGCAGAAGATACCGTCTTCATTTGGCTTTTGTCCTTAGCCGGACTTGGCGCTCAAGTCGGCTGGATTTCCATCTCTGCTTCTCAGCTCGCATTTCGTCGTCAGTTCGTCCGAAACGGACACGATGTATCCGAATTAAAATTCAAAACACCACTCTATCCGGTGTTACCACTGATATCGTTGACACTTAACGTCGTCGTCCTCGTCAGTCTTGCGTTTCAAGCGGATCAACGAATCGCGCTATACATCGGTGTTCCTTTCTTCCTTGTCATGTGGGGAAGTTATCATCTCTTCGTCAAAGGAAAACATCTATCCGCTCAAAGCGACATCCGTGTCGCCCCTTCTCAACTCGAAGAATAATTTCAGACAAAAAGAGGCCGCGGAGTCATCCACGGCCTCTTTCCTATGATTGTGCTATTCCTTAAGCGTCCGCATCATCAATAGTTCTCCTTGATGGAGCTCCACCTTCGCTTCTGACGCACACCATTCATTACTGACGGTCAAGGAACCTCCGACGGGTACGGGATGTGCATCAAGTGGATATTTGACTCCGGATAAGCTTAAAGTCGACGGTACGAGTGGAATGAACGAAAGATAATGATAGCTCCCTGCTTCGACTGCATACGTTCCCTCAGCCAAGTATCGTACCTCTTCTCGTTTCGTCACGAGTCGTGCCTCTGGATATCGCTTCAATAGATATACATTTTGGACGGTCATGTCGAGCCGCCCACCTGTCGCCCCGATGATGAAGGTATCCTCAAACTGTTTCTTCTCTGAGACTGTACGAAGTGCCAGTTCGAGATCCGTTTCATCTTTCTCAGCCGGATGAACGATTGCCCCTTCTGGTACATAACCAAGCGAATCAAAATCACCGATCGTCAGGTCGCATGTCAGCCCATACGATTCAATCGTCTGAACACCACCATCGACACCGACGATGAAATCACCCGGCTGACAAAACATCCGTAAATCCGGCACTTCTTCTCGCGGACCGGCACAAACGAGAATCGCCCGCATCTCAGACGCCTCGTGCCGAATAACGGAGTAAGCGTGGCGCAGTCGTAAATAGAATTCCTGCTACGATTCCACATAAGATGTACGAGGGAACCATATACGTTGCGTTATAGACGAAAGAGTATTCCACGACTGGACCTTTTGCATACTTGGCAAAAAAGACGATGCCACTGATGACATGACAGATATAACGGAGTCCTGCGCCTAATAACGTCGCAAGGAGAACGAACGCCATCAAGCTTTTCTTTTGTCCATTGCGCGCGGCTAGTCTGACTTGACGCGCGAACAGACCACTTAATCCGACGACACCATACGCAATCGTATAGTCAAGCATCGGTTGAACGATCGTCAAGACTTGTGGAGCGAACATCAATTGAATCGTACCGACAAGCGCTCCCGTGACGACCCCTCCGACGACACCGTGGCGAAATGCCATGACGAAGATCGGTAGCATCGCTAAGCTAATCGAACCACCTTGTGGCATTTTGAATGGAATCAGTAAATCAAAGACGACTCCGAGACTGGCGAAGATGGCAATTTCCATCATCATTTGTAACCGTTTCATGCTGTTTTTCCTCCTTCATTGTACGAGAGGACACAAAAAGGCAGTACGACGAACGCCGTACTGCCTGCGTGCGCCACATCCCTACGTCCGTTTGAACGGAACAGGTTCGAAGGGTTAAAGTCTAAAAGACTCCTCTCAGCCGCTTTTCAAGCGACACCCCTTGCGGTCATCATATTTCGTTTTCTCGTTCTTATTATACGGCAGCCCCTTGACGAATGCTAGTGATCGCTTCCGCATAATCTGGTGCATTATAGATTGCTGATCCTGCGACGAGAACGTTCGCACCGTTATCGATGCAAAGTTTTGCCGTTTCCGGATTGACACCACCGTCAATCTCGATTTCAAATGTCAGACCACGATCTGCTTTCATTTGCGCGAGTGCTGCGAGTTTCGGCATGACACGCTCGATGAAGGCTTGTCCACCGAAGCCCGGATTGACCGTCATCAATAAGACCATGTCGACATCCTCAAGGACGTGTTCAATCGTTGATAATGGCGTGTGCGGATTCAAGACGACTCCTGCCTTTGCGCCCGCTGCTTTGATTTGTTGTAAGACACGATGGACATGATTCGTCGCTTCGACGTGGAACGTCACGATGTCTGCCCCTGCCTTGACGAAATCTTCAACGAAACGTTCTGGCTGGTCGATCATCAAATGGACATCGAGAATCATATCCGTCTTTTGACGTAAACTGCTAAGCACAGGTAGTCCAAACGAGATGTTCGGTACGAACTGACCATCCATGACATCAAAATGGATATAGTCCGCGCCTGCCGCTTCGACTGCTTTGACATCACGTTCGAGATTCGCAAAATCTGCTGATAAGATAGATGGTGCAATTTTAATCATCTTTAATACCTCCGGGCTCGATTCTTGATTTCGTCTATAAACATACCATAGTTCTCATAACGAGAGGACATGATTTCTTGGGCTTCGACGGCTTCCTTGACGGCACAACCGGGTTCATTTAAATGCAAGCAACCTCGGTATTTGCACTCATCTTGTACAGCCACGAATTCAGGAAAACTCCATCGTACATCCTCGATTTCCATTTCATACGGAAAATCAAGGTTCGAGAAACCCGGTGTATCGGCAATCAATCCTTCGGCAAGCGGCATCAATGTGACGTGACGCGTCGTATGGCGTCCGCGTCCGAGTGATTTCGAGATGGCACTTGTTTCTAAATCAAGCGAGGGCTCCAGTGCATTGAGCAATGAACTTTTCCCGACACCGGATTGTCCCGCGAGAACGCTCGTTTTTCCAGCAAGCAACGGACGGACTTGCTCAACACCCGACAACGTCTCACTTGATGTCTCGATGACCGTATAGCCAATCTTCCGGTAAGCGGCAATTGCCTCTCGGACAGCCGGTCCTTTAACATCGTCCAGCAAGTCCATTTTCGTCAACAGGATGACGGGTTGAATTTCCTTCGCTTCGATCAAAACGAGAAATCGGTCGAGCAAGTGCGCTGAAAAATCAGGTTCTGCCGCCGAAACGACGAGCAATGCCTGGTCGATATTCGCGACAGGCGGGCGTACTAAAAAGTTGTCCCGCTCCTTCACTTCGAGAATATATCCTGTCTCACTTTCGATATGAAGAACGACCTCGTCTCCGACGACTGGACTGATGCCGCGTTTTCGGAAATTCCCTCTTGCCCGTGAACGGACCTCTCCTTCTGGTGTCATGACATCATAAAAGCCACCCTGCAGGCGTATGATCGTTCCTTCTCGATTCTCTTCGATGCGTTGTTCCGTCATCCTATGCACTCCTTTTTCA encodes the following:
- a CDS encoding Asp23/Gls24 family envelope stress response protein, producing the protein MAIEMKTTYGKIDVDNDVVAQLAGGAAMECFGVVGMASQSQIKDGLAELLKRENFARGVIVRQASEQVHIDMHIIVSYGTKISEVANNVQSRVKYTLSQALGLDVTSVNIFVQGVRLTNV
- the sdaAB gene encoding L-serine ammonia-lyase, iron-sulfur-dependent subunit beta, which produces MKYRSVFDIIGPVMVGPSSSHTAGAARIGLMAGKLFGETPTVIHITFYGSFADTYRGHGTDVAIIGGVLGYDTFDDRIPQSIDIAKSKGIEIHFETSEALTDHPNTARVHLTNGVEEFELVGISIGGGTIEITELNGVPLRLSGGGPALVVLHHDRFGAIAAVTSILADYEINIGHMEVSRHEKGKQALMAIEIDDRITAEVLEEIDRLPQVERAVMMGE
- the rsgA gene encoding ribosome small subunit-dependent GTPase A; amino-acid sequence: MTEQRIEENREGTIIRLQGGFYDVMTPEGEVRSRARGNFRKRGISPVVGDEVVLHIESETGYILEVKERDNFLVRPPVANIDQALLVVSAAEPDFSAHLLDRFLVLIEAKEIQPVILLTKMDLLDDVKGPAVREAIAAYRKIGYTVIETSSETLSGVEQVRPLLAGKTSVLAGQSGVGKSSLLNALEPSLDLETSAISKSLGRGRHTTRHVTLMPLAEGLIADTPGFSNLDFPYEMEIEDVRWSFPEFVAVQDECKYRGCLHLNEPGCAVKEAVEAQEIMSSRYENYGMFIDEIKNRARRY
- a CDS encoding thiamine diphosphokinase, translating into MRAILVCAGPREEVPDLRMFCQPGDFIVGVDGGVQTIESYGLTCDLTIGDFDSLGYVPEGAIVHPAEKDETDLELALRTVSEKKQFEDTFIIGATGGRLDMTVQNVYLLKRYPEARLVTKREEVRYLAEGTYAVEAGSYHYLSFIPLVPSTLSLSGVKYPLDAHPVPVGGSLTVSNEWCASEAKVELHQGELLMMRTLKE
- the rpe gene encoding ribulose-phosphate 3-epimerase, producing MIKIAPSILSADFANLERDVKAVEAAGADYIHFDVMDGQFVPNISFGLPVLSSLRQKTDMILDVHLMIDQPERFVEDFVKAGADIVTFHVEATNHVHRVLQQIKAAGAKAGVVLNPHTPLSTIEHVLEDVDMVLLMTVNPGFGGQAFIERVMPKLAALAQMKADRGLTFEIEIDGGVNPETAKLCIDNGANVLVAGSAIYNAPDYAEAITSIRQGAAV
- the rpmB gene encoding 50S ribosomal protein L28, encoding MARKCYVTGKSPKSGNNRSHALNKTKRTWGVNVQKVRILVDGKPKKVWVSARALKSGKVERV
- the thiT gene encoding energy-coupled thiamine transporter ThiT produces the protein MKRLQMMMEIAIFASLGVVFDLLIPFKMPQGGSISLAMLPIFVMAFRHGVVGGVVTGALVGTIQLMFAPQVLTIVQPMLDYTIAYGVVGLSGLFARQVRLAARNGQKKSLMAFVLLATLLGAGLRYICHVISGIVFFAKYAKGPVVEYSFVYNATYMVPSYILCGIVAGILFTTAPRLLRYSARGV
- a CDS encoding amino acid permease — translated: MQLKREMTSRHLFMISLGGIIGTGLFLGSGLTISQAGPLGAVLSYIVGGTIMYLTMLCLGELAVYLPVSGSFQTYTTRFIGPGIGFAVGWIYWLGWAVTVALEITAAGSLMDRWFPNVPVVVWCTVFTVLLFGLNAVSAKAFGEAEFWFSSLKVLAILFFIILGGAAWFGWLPMEADRPTSLFANFTASGWFPNGILGVLTTMIAVNFAFQGTELIGVAAGESDTPEKSIPKAIRNTVWRTFIFFVLSITIVGALIPYETAGGVSSPFIMVFDAIGIPYAADLMNIVVLTALLSVGNSGLYAATRMLWAMAQEGMISKKLSYVNARGVPMRALLFTMMFAMLSLLTAFFAEDTVFIWLLSLAGLGAQVGWISISASQLAFRRQFVRNGHDVSELKFKTPLYPVLPLISLTLNVVVLVSLAFQADQRIALYIGVPFFLVMWGSYHLFVKGKHLSAQSDIRVAPSQLEE
- the sdaAA gene encoding L-serine ammonia-lyase, iron-sulfur-dependent, subunit alpha, whose translation is MFKSVKELVAIATERNIPISEVMIEQEMTVRHLERDEVYAMMERNLQVMEEAVARSLDGDGVQSVTGLTGGDAVLLQRYRASGKGLSGDLLLDAVSKAIGTNEVNAAMGKICATPTAGSAGVVPGTLFAVKDRLNPTREQMLRFLFTSGAFGFVVANNASISGAAGGCQAEVGSATAMAAAAIVEMAGGTPDQSAHAFAIALKNMLGLVCDPVAGLVEVPCVKRNAMGGANAVVAADMALAGITSRIPCDEVISAMHEIGQMMPSALRETAKGGLANTPTGRWLEAKIFGELSNESIT
- a CDS encoding DAK2 domain-containing protein, with product MSVDRLTGAQLVKMIQNGAANLYQNADFVDSLNVFPVPDGDTGTNMNLTMTSGAKEAGKSTSDSVSEVANVFARGLLMGARGNSGVILSQLFRGFSKSIEGKTTIDTKEFADALQKGVDTAYKAVMKPVEGTILTVARETAVAAIAQSETTTDFLELMRQLVEASKVSLDGTPELLPVLKEVGVVDSGGQGLVCIYEGFLATLEGKELDKPHAPVMEALVEAEHHKTAQSFMSTEEIHYGYCTEIMVRFQDDKLANAPFSEEDFRNELAEFGDSLLVVADEELLKVHVHVETPGEVITKGQRFGELVAVKIENMRQQHSTILEEEGANQVTPVAAPKAKAKAALVTVAMGEGISELFKSLGVSVVIEGGQTMNPSTEDIVKAIEDAHAEHVYVYPNNSNIIMAAEQAASVANCGVTVVKSKTVPQGLAATIVYNPEATVEENEAHMADAIAAVKSGQVTYAVRDTNIDGVEIKKDDHMAIAEKQIVATDASSLGAVKKLVDTLVTEDDEIITVLYGEGVSAEEVDDLVAYIESVNPDAEVEVHDGKQPLYSYILSVE